A region from the Dehalococcoides mccartyi CG5 genome encodes:
- the tatC gene encoding twin-arginine translocase subunit TatC, which translates to MSTKNETPEVEEEEPPEEVKAKGKMPIGGHFNELRQRFTRGIIALVVGVMAAFFFATPIIGFLTAPGGPDFKPAQLGVMEYASVFFNVSLWAGFILASPYILYQLIAFITPALNRNEKKFIFISIPAVTVMFLAGLAFAYYVALPPALNILLHWGDDVVLTVVGIKDYMNVVTRILIALGLIFETPFIIMVLARLGVVSPKWLASKRKIWVVIAFVIAALITPTFDPVNQTIMAGPLIVLYEISIWLSKLVYRKKREVIESK; encoded by the coding sequence GTGAGTACTAAAAACGAAACTCCCGAAGTAGAGGAAGAAGAACCCCCTGAAGAAGTAAAAGCCAAGGGCAAGATGCCCATTGGCGGGCATTTTAACGAACTTCGCCAGCGTTTTACCCGCGGGATAATTGCACTGGTTGTGGGCGTAATGGCGGCCTTTTTCTTTGCCACACCTATAATAGGGTTTCTGACCGCTCCCGGCGGCCCGGATTTCAAACCGGCTCAGTTGGGGGTTATGGAATATGCCTCGGTCTTTTTCAATGTATCACTCTGGGCAGGATTCATTCTTGCCTCTCCTTATATACTCTACCAGTTGATTGCTTTTATTACCCCGGCACTCAACCGCAACGAAAAGAAATTTATCTTCATATCCATACCGGCAGTGACCGTGATGTTTCTGGCAGGTTTGGCCTTCGCATATTATGTAGCTTTGCCGCCCGCTTTAAACATTCTGTTGCACTGGGGTGATGACGTGGTGCTTACCGTGGTGGGCATCAAAGACTATATGAATGTAGTTACCCGGATACTTATTGCTCTGGGGCTTATATTTGAGACCCCCTTTATCATTATGGTACTGGCCAGACTGGGTGTTGTATCCCCAAAGTGGCTGGCCTCAAAACGTAAAATCTGGGTGGTAATTGCCTTTGTCATTGCCGCTCTTATAACCCCCACTTTTGACCCCGTAAACCAGACTATTATGGCCGGTCCGTTAATCGTCCTTTATGAGATATCTATTTGGCTGTCGAAACTGGTCTACCGCAAGAAGAGGGAAGTAATCGAGTCTA
- a CDS encoding Sec-independent protein translocase subunit TatA/TatB: MDFLGIGFGEIIIVLIVATLIFGPGKIPEFARQIGQFVNSFRKVTGEMTRDFTRAIDAENLASPGKKKTGSSTSTSTSKSKSLDNFLNGPGSGGKA; the protein is encoded by the coding sequence ATGGATTTTCTGGGAATTGGCTTCGGTGAAATTATTATCGTGCTTATTGTGGCCACGCTCATTTTCGGGCCCGGCAAGATACCTGAATTTGCCCGTCAGATTGGCCAGTTCGTTAATTCTTTCCGCAAAGTAACCGGTGAAATGACCAGAGATTTTACCCGGGCTATTGATGCTGAGAATTTGGCATCTCCCGGTAAAAAGAAAACCGGCAGTTCTACCAGTACCTCCACCAGTAAATCCAAATCGCTTGATAACTTTTTAAATGGACCTGGAAGCGGGGGTAAAGCGTGA
- a CDS encoding twin-arginine translocase TatA/TatE family subunit, producing MPKIGPIEILIIVLLVVVVFGASRIPKVGESLGKALHNIRKKNDFEEETPKPKVVKKLEDDVVSAKINEKIAETKKES from the coding sequence ATGCCTAAGATTGGTCCTATAGAAATACTTATCATTGTGCTCCTAGTTGTGGTGGTATTCGGTGCCAGCCGTATTCCTAAAGTAGGCGAATCACTGGGTAAAGCCCTGCATAATATCCGCAAGAAGAACGACTTTGAAGAAGAAACCCCCAAACCGAAGGTTGTTAAAAAACTTGAGGATGATGTGGTTTCTGCCAAGATAAATGAAAAGATAGCTGAGACTAAAAAAGAGTCTTAA
- the tatA gene encoding twin-arginine translocase TatA/TatE family subunit codes for MPKIGPMEILIIVLLVVVVFGVGKLPQVGDAIGKGIRNFRKASTGEDAKEEVETKEETKPAEKSE; via the coding sequence ATGCCTAAGATTGGTCCTATGGAAATTCTTATCATTGTCCTTTTGGTTGTGGTAGTTTTCGGTGTAGGCAAACTTCCTCAGGTTGGAGATGCTATCGGCAAGGGTATCAGGAACTTCAGAAAAGCGTCCACCGGTGAAGACGCTAAGGAAGAAGTTGAAACCAAGGAAGAAACCAAGCCCGCTGAAAAATCCGAATAG
- the folP gene encoding dihydropteroate synthase, whose protein sequence is MNLPITKPVSSHFGSKQFGWGERTYIMGIVNVTPDSFSGDGLGANPEAALEQARRFVKEGADILDIGGESTRPNCPPVSTEEELGRVILAIRLIVRNLDIPISIDTYRREVAEEALKAGACIVNDVWGLQKDPSLFELAAKSRSGWVITSNQREHPVEDIMEAVICELKSTALKLLERGVPAQNIIIDPGVGFGKTLEQNLEIVRRLSELKTLNLPVLLGTSRKSLIGQVLDTPPNERLEGTAATVALGIGGGVDIVRVHDVARMRRVCQMSDAVIRGKIWK, encoded by the coding sequence ATGAATTTACCCATTACAAAACCCGTAAGCAGCCACTTCGGCTCAAAGCAATTTGGCTGGGGAGAGCGTACCTATATAATGGGCATTGTAAATGTCACTCCGGACTCATTTTCGGGTGACGGACTGGGTGCTAACCCCGAAGCGGCACTGGAACAGGCCCGCCGCTTTGTAAAAGAAGGGGCGGATATACTGGATATAGGCGGTGAAAGTACCCGCCCGAACTGCCCGCCTGTAAGCACCGAAGAAGAACTGGGCCGGGTAATTCTGGCTATACGTCTTATAGTGCGGAATCTGGATATCCCCATAAGCATAGATACCTACCGCCGTGAAGTGGCTGAGGAAGCCCTGAAGGCGGGTGCCTGCATAGTAAATGATGTCTGGGGTTTACAAAAAGACCCTTCACTTTTTGAACTGGCGGCCAAAAGCCGATCTGGCTGGGTAATAACCTCTAACCAGCGGGAACACCCTGTGGAAGACATTATGGAGGCAGTCATCTGCGAACTGAAATCTACCGCCCTGAAACTGCTGGAGCGGGGTGTACCAGCCCAAAATATTATAATTGACCCGGGGGTGGGTTTCGGTAAAACTTTGGAACAGAATCTGGAGATTGTCCGCCGTCTGTCAGAACTGAAAACCCTTAATCTGCCTGTACTGCTGGGTACTTCCCGCAAATCCCTGATAGGGCAGGTGCTGGATACCCCACCTAACGAACGGCTTGAAGGCACGGCCGCCACCGTTGCCCTGGGGATAGGGGGAGGGGTGGATATTGTAAGGGTGCATGACGTGGCCCGGATGAGACGGGTCTGCCAGATGAGCGATGCTGTTATAAGGGGTAAAATATGGAAATAA
- the folK gene encoding 2-amino-4-hydroxy-6-hydroxymethyldihydropteridine diphosphokinase: MEIIYLGLGSNTGTREQYLKDAQTRLSEKIVITSCSTIYETEPLNCPPQTNFLNMVIEARTELSPPDLLAFTQKVEKEMGRSQNSHNQPRLIDIDILLYGQKRLNTPTLTIPHPHLTERAFVMLPLVELAADFIYPGSRSSLSDLLEELPSGQSIRPFSYLPEDSRDDYDDDEDE, encoded by the coding sequence ATGGAAATAATATATTTGGGACTGGGGTCAAACACCGGAACCCGTGAACAATACCTGAAAGATGCCCAGACCCGTCTTTCAGAAAAAATCGTTATCACCAGCTGTTCCACTATATATGAAACCGAACCGCTGAACTGCCCTCCCCAGACGAACTTTTTAAATATGGTTATAGAAGCCCGCACAGAGCTTTCACCTCCGGACCTTTTGGCATTTACCCAAAAGGTGGAAAAAGAGATGGGCCGAAGCCAAAACAGCCATAACCAGCCCCGCCTAATAGATATTGATATCCTGCTGTACGGCCAAAAACGCTTAAATACGCCCACCCTGACCATACCTCATCCCCACTTGACCGAAAGGGCTTTTGTAATGTTACCGCTGGTGGAACTGGCAGCTGATTTTATCTACCCGGGCAGCCGCTCCAGCCTGTCGGATTTGCTTGAGGAACTGCCTTCCGGCCAGTCTATCCGTCCGTTTTCATACCTGCCTGAGGACAGCAGAGACGATTATGACGACGACGAGGACGAATAA
- the queD gene encoding 6-carboxytetrahydropterin synthase QueD, protein MYYLSIKKHFEAAHFLRGYKGKCENLHGHRYEVALKIKTGELDECGMGADFSLLKTRLNEVLQSYDHTCLNDLTPFDNINPSAENIAKDIYDKLKTVINKKGVELWGVEVWESPDSSVLYQPD, encoded by the coding sequence ATGTATTATCTGAGTATAAAAAAACATTTTGAAGCCGCCCATTTTCTGCGGGGATATAAGGGTAAGTGCGAAAACCTGCACGGCCACCGCTACGAAGTAGCCCTGAAGATTAAAACCGGAGAGCTGGATGAATGCGGCATGGGAGCTGATTTCAGTCTCCTGAAAACCCGCCTGAATGAGGTTCTGCAAAGCTATGACCACACCTGCCTGAATGACTTGACACCCTTTGACAACATCAATCCATCGGCCGAAAATATAGCCAAAGACATATATGACAAGCTGAAAACAGTTATCAACAAGAAGGGTGTTGAGCTTTGGGGGGTAGAGGTCTGGGAGTCACCGGATAGCTCGGTACTCTACCAGCCTGACTAA
- the recA gene encoding recombinase RecA, producing MTTEKDKALELTVGIIEKRFGKGSIMKLSDPSFRQTVEFIPTSSLALDIALGVGGIPRGRVAEIFGPEGSGKTTLAQHIIAQAQKMGEKAAYIDVEHALDPKYASTCGVNLDELLISQPDTGEEALGIAEELVRSAAIGVIVIDSVAALVPKAEIEGDMGDSHVGLQARLMSQALRKLTASIGQTRTAVVFINQLREKVGVMFGNPEVTPGGRALKFYSSVRIDLRRIETIKQGTVAVGTRVRAKVVKNKVAPPFRTAEFDIMFDSGISREGNLIDLGVSSEVIRKAGAFFSYGDIRLGQGRESAKNYLAANPDLAQEIEEKIRASAVTLCSIGDGD from the coding sequence ATGACCACGGAAAAAGATAAGGCTCTGGAACTCACTGTAGGCATAATAGAAAAACGCTTTGGCAAGGGTTCAATAATGAAGTTGAGCGACCCTTCCTTCCGGCAAACAGTTGAGTTCATTCCTACAAGTTCACTGGCACTTGATATTGCCCTGGGCGTTGGCGGGATTCCCAGAGGCCGGGTAGCTGAAATATTCGGTCCTGAAGGCTCTGGCAAGACTACTCTTGCCCAACACATTATTGCCCAGGCCCAAAAAATGGGTGAAAAAGCCGCCTATATAGACGTGGAACATGCCCTTGATCCTAAATACGCTTCAACCTGCGGGGTTAATCTGGATGAGCTTTTAATATCTCAACCGGATACCGGCGAAGAAGCGCTTGGTATTGCCGAAGAGCTGGTGAGAAGTGCTGCCATAGGTGTAATCGTGATTGACAGTGTGGCGGCGCTGGTACCCAAAGCTGAAATAGAAGGCGACATGGGTGACTCACATGTAGGTTTGCAGGCCAGGCTTATGTCTCAGGCCCTGCGAAAATTGACCGCTTCCATCGGGCAAACCAGAACGGCCGTTGTCTTTATTAACCAGTTAAGAGAAAAGGTGGGTGTTATGTTCGGCAATCCCGAAGTCACCCCCGGCGGCCGGGCGCTCAAGTTTTACAGTTCGGTGCGTATAGATCTAAGGCGCATAGAAACCATCAAGCAGGGTACCGTAGCTGTTGGTACACGCGTAAGAGCCAAAGTGGTAAAAAATAAGGTTGCTCCTCCTTTCAGGACAGCCGAATTTGATATCATGTTTGACTCCGGTATCAGCCGCGAGGGCAACCTTATTGATTTAGGCGTAAGCAGTGAAGTTATAAGGAAAGCAGGGGCTTTCTTTTCCTATGGTGACATTCGCCTGGGGCAAGGCAGAGAGAGCGCCAAAAACTATCTGGCGGCAAACCCGGATCTGGCGCAAGAAATTGAAGAAAAAATACGTGCCTCAGCGGTCACCCTTTGCAGTATTGGCGATGGCGATTAA
- a CDS encoding regulatory protein RecX, which produces MPIITAIRKTRGGNQRCKISLDGKEFFSLSLKVCEREGLKVDQELSSSQIETLKLIDNCQSCYEAAMGYLSYRPRSQSELAQKLVRRGFCSQDIDSILAKLKEQGLVNDQAFAQFWNDNRQSFRPRSRSLTSLELKRKGISSEIIETVVSTVDEVDSAYRAAETKAKNLPKDNYHIFRQRLSQFLLRRGFSYEVISRTVSRLWNEYGNDPIDEF; this is translated from the coding sequence ATGCCAATCATAACGGCCATCAGGAAAACCCGGGGCGGGAACCAGAGGTGTAAAATTTCTCTGGACGGCAAGGAGTTCTTCAGCCTGTCTCTCAAAGTATGTGAAAGGGAAGGCCTGAAAGTAGACCAGGAACTGAGCTCCAGCCAAATTGAAACTCTGAAGCTTATAGATAATTGCCAAAGTTGCTACGAAGCAGCCATGGGTTATTTATCCTATCGCCCGCGCAGCCAGTCTGAACTGGCCCAAAAACTGGTAAGGCGAGGGTTTTGCAGTCAGGATATTGATTCCATATTAGCCAAGCTGAAAGAACAGGGGCTGGTAAATGACCAGGCTTTCGCCCAGTTCTGGAATGACAATCGCCAGTCATTCCGTCCCCGCAGCCGCAGCTTGACCTCACTGGAACTCAAGAGAAAGGGTATATCCAGCGAAATAATTGAAACCGTGGTAAGCACTGTTGATGAAGTGGACAGTGCTTACAGGGCAGCCGAAACCAAAGCAAAAAACCTGCCCAAAGACAATTACCACATATTCCGCCAGCGCCTCAGCCAGTTTTTACTAAGGCGAGGCTTCAGCTACGAGGTAATTAGCCGTACCGTTTCCCGCCTGTGGAATGAATATGGAAACGATCCAATAGACGAATTTTAG
- the rny gene encoding ribonuclease Y: MFEFFMETAPATTTGLPLSAILAIFFSFIIGIVFGGMALFVFRGFIMNRQLRIAQRKATKMLADSKLEAKDVLVEAKREADKTRNSAETELKERRSELAKQENRVIQKTEALDRKLENLEQREQSLTNREKSIDETQSQIEEIRENELKRLEEVANMTTEQAKTSLLEMLEGEMQQETSRRLREWEIKIKAEADEKAREVVSQAIQRCASDVVTETTTNVVPLPSDEMKGRLIGREGRNIRALEQATGVDLIIDDTPEAVTISSFDPVRREVARQALSKLIIDGRIHPARIEEVVTKAKEEVEAAMIASGEQAAYQAGVHGLRPEIIKVMGRLKYRTSYGQNVLQHSIEVAQMSGMIGSELGVNVTLARRAGFLHDIGKAVDRDVEGTHTQIGADMVKQWEKSPEVIKGVAEHHFDTPTVSIWGFIVSAADAISSARPGARRESLENYIKRLKALEEIADSFKGVEKSFAIQAGREVRIMVKPDEIDDLGAMRLARDIVKRIEDGLEYPGQIKVTVIRETRSVDFAK, translated from the coding sequence ATGTTCGAGTTTTTTATGGAGACAGCGCCGGCTACCACCACCGGTTTGCCTTTGTCTGCTATTCTGGCTATCTTTTTCAGTTTTATTATAGGTATAGTGTTCGGCGGTATGGCACTATTCGTATTCAGGGGCTTCATTATGAACCGCCAGCTTCGTATTGCCCAGCGTAAAGCTACCAAAATGCTGGCTGATTCCAAACTGGAAGCTAAGGATGTGCTGGTGGAAGCCAAGCGCGAGGCTGACAAGACTCGCAATTCCGCCGAAACTGAACTTAAGGAACGCCGTTCTGAACTGGCCAAACAGGAAAACAGGGTTATCCAAAAAACAGAGGCGCTGGACCGCAAGCTGGAAAACCTTGAACAGCGTGAACAGTCTTTAACCAACCGGGAAAAAAGCATTGACGAAACCCAATCTCAAATTGAAGAAATACGCGAAAACGAACTAAAACGCCTGGAAGAAGTGGCCAACATGACCACTGAACAGGCCAAAACGAGCCTGCTTGAAATGCTGGAAGGCGAAATGCAACAGGAAACCTCCCGCCGCCTGCGTGAGTGGGAGATAAAAATAAAAGCCGAAGCGGATGAAAAAGCCCGCGAGGTTGTTTCCCAGGCTATCCAGCGTTGTGCCTCTGACGTAGTTACCGAAACCACTACTAATGTCGTACCCCTGCCCAGTGACGAAATGAAGGGCAGGCTGATTGGCCGCGAAGGCCGCAATATACGGGCTTTGGAACAGGCAACCGGCGTAGACCTGATAATAGATGACACCCCGGAGGCAGTTACTATTTCCAGTTTTGACCCGGTGCGGCGTGAAGTTGCCCGTCAGGCACTTTCAAAACTTATCATTGACGGGCGTATTCACCCGGCCCGCATTGAAGAAGTGGTAACCAAGGCCAAAGAGGAAGTTGAAGCCGCTATGATAGCTTCCGGTGAACAGGCTGCCTACCAGGCAGGCGTTCACGGACTGCGACCCGAAATAATCAAGGTAATGGGACGGCTGAAATACCGCACCAGTTACGGCCAGAATGTACTTCAGCACAGCATAGAAGTAGCCCAGATGTCCGGCATGATAGGCAGTGAGCTGGGTGTAAATGTTACCCTTGCCCGCCGGGCCGGCTTTCTGCATGATATAGGCAAAGCGGTTGACCGAGACGTGGAAGGCACCCATACCCAGATAGGCGCAGACATGGTTAAACAGTGGGAAAAATCTCCCGAAGTTATTAAAGGTGTGGCGGAACATCACTTTGACACCCCCACCGTTTCCATCTGGGGCTTTATAGTATCTGCTGCAGATGCCATTTCTTCGGCCAGACCCGGTGCCCGCCGCGAATCACTGGAAAACTACATCAAACGTCTGAAGGCTCTTGAAGAGATTGCCGACAGCTTCAAAGGGGTTGAAAAATCCTTTGCTATCCAGGCAGGACGTGAAGTGCGGATAATGGTAAAACCTGATGAGATTGATGATCTGGGAGCTATGCGGCTGGCCAGAGATATCGTCAAGAGGATTGAAGATGGGCTGGAATACCCCGGACAGATTAAAGTTACCGTTATACGGGAAACCAGATCCGTAGACTTTGCCAAGTAA
- a CDS encoding TIGR00282 family metallophosphoesterase: protein MKILVIGDVIGKPGRDALRDILPGLKQEYKIDFTVINGENTAGGIGITPATAQDLISAGADVITTGNHVWKHRDIATVMEDESLPVIRPLNYPPGVPGQGYILKNKVLVVNLMGRTFMYDIDCPFRSIDNLITKLNFKPSAIIVDFHAEATSEKMALGFYLDGRVSAVLGTHTHVATCDTRLLPKGTAYVSDIGMVGPIDSIIGDEPDSVIQRFLTGIPGRLSVAQGRVMLNAVVVTVNTKTGLATSIERIYREIS from the coding sequence ATGAAAATACTGGTAATCGGTGATGTCATTGGCAAGCCGGGACGGGATGCCCTGCGGGATATCTTGCCGGGACTGAAACAGGAATACAAGATAGATTTTACCGTTATAAACGGAGAAAATACGGCCGGGGGTATTGGTATAACCCCGGCCACCGCCCAAGACCTTATATCAGCCGGGGCAGACGTGATTACCACCGGCAATCATGTCTGGAAACACCGTGACATTGCCACTGTAATGGAAGACGAAAGCCTGCCGGTTATCCGCCCCTTAAATTACCCTCCGGGCGTGCCCGGTCAGGGCTACATCCTGAAAAACAAGGTTCTGGTTGTAAACCTGATGGGTCGTACCTTTATGTACGACATAGACTGCCCCTTCCGCAGTATTGACAACCTTATTACCAAGCTGAATTTCAAACCATCTGCCATTATTGTAGACTTTCATGCGGAAGCCACATCCGAAAAAATGGCACTGGGGTTTTATCTGGACGGAAGGGTAAGCGCCGTACTGGGCACTCATACCCACGTAGCCACTTGTGATACCCGTTTGCTGCCCAAAGGCACTGCATATGTCAGTGATATTGGCATGGTAGGGCCTATTGATTCGATAATAGGGGATGAACCTGATTCGGTTATCCAGCGTTTTTTGACCGGTATACCCGGCCGCCTGAGTGTAGCCCAAGGCAGGGTAATGCTTAATGCCGTAGTGGTTACGGTAAACACCAAAACCGGACTGGCCACAAGTATCGAACGCATTTACCGGGAGATAAGCTAG
- a CDS encoding PHP domain-containing protein, which yields MASKVDLHIHTTVSDGVHSPENIIAKAAKVHMEYIAICDHDNLDGIGLAIQTARKYPKLRVIPGVEISTDYSGGDVHILGYFVDYKDPFLNETLTEMRRSRVERARDMVIKLNELGMEISWQRVSEIAGEGTVGRPHIATALLEKGYIQNMGEAFEKYIGRGGPAYVERIKMGPEEAVRLVLNCGGIPVMAHPLTIMDHEPMVERLVQAGLMGLECHYGGFNPQQIDGLVKLAAKHKLLTTGGSDYHGLDELTETPIGGAEVPMQDAKKLIAKAREIKAKGLAEDME from the coding sequence ATGGCTTCTAAAGTAGACCTGCATATCCACACCACCGTTTCAGACGGTGTTCACTCACCTGAGAATATTATTGCCAAAGCCGCCAAAGTACATATGGAGTATATTGCCATATGTGACCATGACAATCTGGACGGAATTGGCCTTGCCATACAGACTGCCCGAAAATACCCCAAACTAAGGGTTATACCCGGGGTGGAAATCAGCACTGATTACAGCGGTGGGGATGTCCACATTCTGGGGTATTTTGTAGATTACAAAGACCCGTTTTTGAATGAAACTCTGACTGAAATGCGCCGCTCCAGAGTGGAACGCGCCCGTGACATGGTAATAAAACTTAATGAACTGGGTATGGAAATAAGCTGGCAGAGAGTTTCCGAAATTGCCGGTGAAGGCACTGTGGGACGGCCGCATATTGCCACTGCCCTGCTGGAAAAGGGCTATATCCAGAACATGGGCGAGGCCTTTGAAAAATACATAGGTCGGGGCGGCCCGGCCTATGTTGAACGGATAAAAATGGGCCCCGAAGAAGCCGTCCGGCTGGTGCTAAACTGCGGAGGGATACCGGTTATGGCCCACCCCCTGACCATAATGGATCACGAACCCATGGTGGAACGGCTGGTTCAGGCCGGGCTGATGGGTTTGGAATGCCACTACGGGGGGTTCAACCCCCAGCAAATAGACGGCTTAGTCAAACTTGCCGCCAAACACAAACTACTGACTACCGGCGGTAGCGATTACCACGGTCTGGACGAACTTACCGAAACACCCATCGGCGGGGCGGAAGTACCCATGCAGGATGCTAAAAAACTTATTGCCAAAGCCCGTGAAATTAAGGCAAAAGGCCTGGCGGAGGATATGGAATGA
- a CDS encoding glycerol-3-phosphate acyltransferase, protein MSPVFLIMIPAGYLVGAIPMAYLLSRWRRGIDIRRYGSGNVGASNVIKTAGKKLGLAVFVFDVSKGAIMILLAGWLGLELWQQIIVGLLTIAGHNWPVFLRFNGGRGIATSLGVALVMAPVPALIALSTALTFGFFKKMAPGVFLGVGALPVMSGYFHGFFGVQEHQTVTWGFAGLFLIMIVRRLMAPDSEYSSTVSKAELVFNRMFLDRDIRSRSVWINRNTAAHKEGLGI, encoded by the coding sequence ATGAGCCCTGTATTTCTTATTATGATACCGGCAGGCTATCTGGTAGGGGCTATCCCCATGGCATATCTGCTTTCAAGGTGGCGGCGGGGTATAGATATCCGCCGTTACGGAAGCGGCAATGTCGGTGCTTCCAATGTGATTAAAACAGCCGGCAAGAAACTGGGGCTGGCGGTTTTTGTTTTTGATGTTTCCAAAGGGGCTATTATGATCCTGTTGGCCGGCTGGCTGGGGCTGGAGCTCTGGCAACAAATAATAGTCGGCCTGCTTACCATTGCCGGGCATAACTGGCCGGTCTTCCTCCGCTTTAACGGGGGAAGAGGTATTGCCACCTCACTGGGAGTGGCTCTGGTGATGGCTCCTGTTCCGGCATTGATAGCGCTGAGTACTGCACTCACCTTCGGTTTTTTCAAAAAAATGGCTCCGGGGGTTTTTCTGGGAGTAGGGGCGCTGCCGGTTATGTCAGGGTATTTTCACGGTTTTTTTGGCGTACAGGAACACCAGACGGTAACCTGGGGTTTTGCGGGGCTTTTTTTGATTATGATTGTCCGCCGCCTGATGGCACCTGACAGCGAATACTCCAGCACCGTTTCCAAAGCTGAGCTTGTATTTAACCGCATGTTTCTTGACCGGGATATACGAAGCCGCTCTGTCTGGATAAACCGCAATACCGCTGCCCATAAAGAAGGTCTGGGTATTTAA
- a CDS encoding endonuclease III domain-containing protein: MDKENLAQNLADIYQRLLKKYGPQHWWPAESRFEMMAGAVLTQSAAWTNVEKAISRLKEANLLSAEAILQAADSALAESIRPSGYFNVKVRKLKALSNWLQTGCGGQAEKLLEIESSVLRDELLSVWGIGEETADSILLYACGKPVFVIDAYTRRIFSRLGLTEKEAGYDRLQRLFTANLAADAALYNEYHALIVRHAKEHCRVKPGCEGCVLKDVCRFDYRE; encoded by the coding sequence TTGGATAAAGAAAACTTAGCCCAAAATCTGGCTGATATATACCAGCGTCTTTTAAAGAAATACGGCCCTCAGCACTGGTGGCCGGCCGAAAGCCGGTTTGAAATGATGGCGGGTGCAGTACTTACCCAGAGTGCCGCTTGGACAAACGTTGAAAAGGCTATTTCAAGGCTGAAAGAGGCTAATTTGCTCTCGGCAGAGGCTATATTGCAGGCCGCTGACAGCGCTCTGGCTGAATCTATCCGTCCCTCAGGCTACTTTAATGTAAAAGTCCGCAAACTGAAAGCCCTGTCAAATTGGCTTCAGACTGGCTGCGGCGGACAAGCTGAAAAACTGCTGGAGATAGAGAGTAGTGTTCTTCGTGATGAATTGCTGAGTGTGTGGGGCATAGGTGAAGAAACAGCCGACTCCATACTTTTATATGCCTGCGGAAAGCCCGTTTTTGTTATAGATGCTTATACCCGAAGGATTTTCAGCCGTTTGGGTCTGACGGAAAAGGAAGCGGGTTATGACCGTCTTCAAAGGCTTTTTACGGCAAATCTGGCCGCTGATGCCGCCCTTTATAACGAATACCATGCCCTTATAGTCAGGCATGCCAAAGAGCATTGCAGGGTCAAACCCGGTTGTGAAGGGTGTGTACTGAAAGATGTTTGCCGTTTTGACTATCGGGAATAA
- the tsaA gene encoding tRNA (N6-threonylcarbamoyladenosine(37)-N6)-methyltransferase TrmO: MNVQMKPIGTVINAITQKPEQMFKWEDVVSEIHLKPELAEGLTRIEEFSHLNIIWSPHQSPPEGMALLVYPRGQTEFGKVGVFASRSPFRPNPIAKTLVRLLEHKGNVLKVKGLDAINGTPVLDIKPFITDYDSDKEATVAPWIKKT; this comes from the coding sequence ATGAATGTGCAAATGAAACCTATCGGCACTGTCATAAATGCTATTACCCAAAAACCTGAACAAATGTTTAAATGGGAAGATGTGGTTTCTGAAATACATCTAAAACCGGAACTGGCCGAAGGGCTTACCCGTATAGAGGAATTTTCCCACCTGAATATTATCTGGTCTCCCCATCAGTCCCCGCCCGAGGGCATGGCCTTGCTGGTTTACCCCAGAGGTCAAACAGAGTTTGGTAAAGTAGGGGTTTTTGCCAGCCGCTCTCCCTTTCGCCCCAACCCCATCGCCAAGACTCTGGTCAGGTTGCTTGAGCATAAAGGCAACGTGCTAAAAGTGAAAGGGCTGGATGCCATTAACGGTACGCCGGTACTGGATATTAAACCCTTTATTACAGATTATGACTCTGACAAAGAGGCAACGGTAGCACCTTGGATAAAGAAAACTTAG